One part of the Microvirga sp. TS319 genome encodes these proteins:
- a CDS encoding MDR family oxidoreductase, with protein sequence MGTFKALVIDRTDAGQTVTFRDVDEADLMDGDVTVRVSHSTLNYKDGLALTGKAPVVRRFPMIPGVDLAGTVEASSHPEFKAGDAVLLNGWGLGETHLGAYAQKVRVKGDWLIRLPEGLTSHQAMAIGTAGYTAMLCLMALEKHGLAPERGPAIVTGAVGGVGSVAVALLARTGWHVMAATGRPGEAGYLKSLGAAEILERSELTGPVRPLGKERWAAGIDTVGSIPLANVISMTKYGGAIAACGLAAGMDLPSTVAPFILRNVSLLGVDSVMAPKPLRIEAWDRLAHELDHAKLATMTSTIPLDEVVEAGKRIVAGQVKGRVVVEIR encoded by the coding sequence ATGGGAACATTCAAGGCACTCGTCATCGACAGGACCGATGCCGGTCAGACCGTGACCTTTCGTGACGTCGACGAGGCGGATCTCATGGACGGCGACGTCACGGTCCGCGTGTCGCATTCCACGCTCAATTACAAGGACGGCCTCGCGCTGACCGGCAAGGCGCCGGTGGTGCGGCGTTTCCCGATGATCCCCGGCGTCGATCTCGCCGGCACCGTCGAAGCCTCGTCTCATCCCGAATTCAAGGCGGGCGATGCGGTGCTCCTGAACGGCTGGGGCCTGGGCGAAACGCATCTGGGAGCCTATGCGCAGAAGGTGCGCGTGAAGGGCGACTGGCTGATCCGGCTGCCTGAAGGCCTCACATCGCATCAGGCCATGGCCATCGGCACGGCGGGATACACCGCGATGCTCTGCCTGATGGCGCTTGAGAAGCACGGGCTTGCCCCCGAGCGCGGCCCGGCCATCGTTACCGGCGCCGTGGGCGGCGTCGGTTCGGTCGCCGTCGCCCTGCTCGCCCGGACGGGCTGGCACGTGATGGCCGCAACGGGGAGGCCCGGGGAGGCCGGTTATCTGAAGAGCCTCGGCGCGGCCGAGATCCTGGAGCGGAGCGAGCTCACCGGGCCCGTGCGCCCGCTCGGCAAGGAGCGCTGGGCGGCGGGCATCGACACCGTCGGCTCGATCCCCCTCGCGAACGTGATATCCATGACGAAATACGGCGGCGCCATCGCGGCCTGCGGCCTTGCGGCCGGCATGGATCTGCCCTCGACCGTTGCGCCGTTCATTCTGCGCAACGTGTCGCTGCTCGGCGTCGATTCCGTGATGGCGCCCAAGCCGCTGCGCATCGAGGCATGGGACAGGCTGGCCCATGAACTCGACCACGCCAAGCTCGCCACGATGACGTCCACGATTCCGCTGGACGAGGTGGTGGAGGCGGGCAAGCGGATCGTCGCCGGCCAGGTCAAGGGGCGGGTGGTGGTGGAGATCCGCTAG
- a CDS encoding LysR family transcriptional regulator translates to MAKQHQLDWDDFRLVKIIAEASGLAGAAERLGVNHSTVFRRLGQMEENLGVKLFERHRTGYVLTPAGEEMSALAEQMEENVTSFTRKLAGQAVAPAGELRVTTNDTLLVHMLTHIFSRFVKACPEMRLDVVLANQALNLSKRDADVAIRATDDPPETLVGRRVATIAWAIYGRLEDFPDHQKPADLSSPALYDRPWVALGDNLATLKAARFVRDRVEPENIVYKVNTVLGLAEAVEAGIGIGPLPCFIADAKRSLVRLSDVNPDFSAGLWLLTHPDLRQSARVRAFMDFMAAEIGKQRRWIEGHGRKPAD, encoded by the coding sequence ATGGCCAAGCAACATCAGCTCGACTGGGACGATTTCAGGCTCGTCAAAATCATCGCGGAGGCAAGCGGCCTCGCGGGTGCGGCGGAGCGCCTGGGCGTCAATCATTCGACGGTCTTTCGCAGGCTTGGCCAAATGGAGGAGAATCTCGGCGTCAAGCTCTTCGAGCGGCACAGGACCGGCTATGTGCTCACGCCTGCCGGCGAAGAGATGTCGGCGCTCGCCGAGCAGATGGAGGAGAACGTCACCTCCTTCACGCGCAAGCTCGCTGGCCAGGCCGTCGCGCCGGCAGGGGAACTACGGGTCACGACGAACGACACCCTGCTGGTTCACATGCTCACGCATATCTTCTCGCGTTTCGTGAAGGCCTGCCCCGAAATGCGGCTCGACGTGGTGCTCGCGAACCAGGCGCTCAACCTTTCGAAACGCGATGCGGACGTGGCGATTCGGGCCACGGATGACCCGCCGGAGACCCTCGTCGGGCGACGCGTCGCGACGATCGCCTGGGCCATCTACGGCCGTCTGGAAGATTTTCCGGATCATCAGAAGCCGGCGGATCTGAGCTCGCCTGCGCTCTATGATCGGCCCTGGGTTGCGCTCGGCGACAATCTCGCGACCCTCAAGGCGGCTCGCTTCGTGCGCGACCGCGTGGAGCCGGAGAACATTGTCTACAAGGTGAACACGGTCCTGGGCCTTGCGGAAGCCGTGGAGGCCGGGATCGGCATCGGGCCCCTTCCCTGCTTCATCGCGGATGCGAAGCGCAGCCTGGTACGCCTTTCCGACGTGAACCCGGATTTCTCCGCAGGCCTATGGCTGCTCACCCATCCTGATCTTCGCCAATCGGCCCGCGTGCGCGCCTTCATGGATTTCATGGCCGCCGAAATCGGGAAGCAGCGGCGCTGGATCGAGGGGCATGGCAGGAAGCCCGCCGATTAG
- the wrbA gene encoding NAD(P)H:quinone oxidoreductase, translating to MAKVLVLYYSSWGHIEQMAYAAAEGAREAGAEVVVKRVPELVPAEIAQAAYYKTDQKAPIATVEELPEYDAIIFGTPTRYGTMTAQMKNFLDQTGGLWAQGKLIGKVGSVFTSTATQHGGQEATILTTLPVLMHHGMVIVGLPYSFAGQSGVEEVKGGSPYGASTIAAADGSRQPSKPELDGARFQGRHVAEIAAKLAAK from the coding sequence ATGGCCAAGGTTCTTGTGCTGTATTATTCGTCTTGGGGTCATATCGAGCAGATGGCTTATGCGGCCGCCGAAGGGGCCCGCGAGGCCGGTGCCGAGGTGGTGGTGAAGCGTGTGCCCGAGCTGGTGCCGGCCGAGATCGCCCAGGCAGCCTATTACAAGACCGATCAGAAGGCTCCCATCGCCACCGTCGAGGAGCTGCCGGAATACGACGCGATCATCTTCGGCACGCCGACCCGCTACGGCACCATGACGGCGCAGATGAAGAATTTCCTCGATCAGACCGGCGGCCTCTGGGCTCAAGGCAAGCTCATCGGCAAGGTCGGCTCGGTCTTCACCTCGACGGCGACCCAGCACGGCGGCCAGGAAGCCACCATTCTCACCACGCTGCCGGTGCTGATGCATCACGGCATGGTCATCGTCGGTCTGCCTTACAGCTTCGCAGGTCAGTCTGGCGTCGAAGAGGTGAAGGGCGGCTCGCCTTATGGCGCATCGACCATCGCGGCCGCCGATGGCTCGCGTCAGCCGAGCAAACCCGAACTCGACGGCGCCCGCTTCCAGGGCAGGCACGTGGCCGAGATCGCCGCGAAGCTCGCGGCGAAGTAA
- a CDS encoding L-threonylcarbamoyladenylate synthase, which translates to MRRTARLAADDDGLMEAAAILRRGDLVAFPTETVYGLGADATNAEAVAGIYAAKERPSFNPLISHVDSFDAARVHGVFDETAWKLAEAFWPGPLTLVVPVASTCTVSDLARAGLDSVGLRVPSHPLAHALLKATGRPVAAPSANRSGRVSPTDADHVLGDLEGRIDAVLDGGATDVGVESTIVACLGGTPRLLRPGGVPSEAIEALLGRRLESGSEAGKNPVAPGMLASHYAPRAQVRLNATEVRPGEAALLFGATPLQDSGQAKAQLNLSENGDLKEAAAHLFSYLRQLDASGVKTIAVAPVPETGLGEAINDRLRRAAAER; encoded by the coding sequence ATGCGACGGACGGCACGTCTTGCGGCTGACGACGACGGCCTGATGGAAGCGGCAGCCATTCTGAGGCGCGGCGACCTCGTGGCCTTCCCGACGGAGACGGTCTACGGACTGGGCGCAGACGCCACGAATGCGGAGGCGGTAGCGGGCATCTATGCCGCCAAGGAGCGCCCGAGCTTCAATCCGCTGATCTCCCATGTCGACAGTTTCGATGCGGCGAGGGTCCACGGCGTCTTCGACGAGACGGCCTGGAAGCTTGCCGAGGCCTTCTGGCCCGGCCCGCTCACTCTCGTCGTGCCCGTCGCCTCCACCTGCACGGTTTCCGATCTCGCCCGCGCCGGCCTCGATTCCGTAGGCCTGCGCGTGCCCTCGCATCCCCTGGCCCATGCCCTTCTGAAAGCGACCGGCCGCCCTGTCGCCGCCCCTTCGGCCAACCGCTCGGGCCGCGTGAGCCCGACGGATGCCGATCATGTTCTCGGAGACCTCGAGGGACGCATCGATGCGGTGCTCGATGGAGGCGCGACGGATGTCGGCGTCGAATCAACCATCGTCGCTTGCCTCGGCGGCACGCCGCGCCTGCTCCGCCCCGGCGGCGTGCCGAGCGAAGCCATCGAGGCTCTCCTGGGGCGACGCCTCGAAAGTGGCTCGGAGGCAGGGAAAAACCCGGTCGCGCCGGGAATGCTCGCCTCGCATTACGCCCCGCGCGCGCAGGTTCGTCTGAACGCGACGGAGGTCCGGCCCGGCGAGGCCGCCCTGCTGTTCGGCGCTACGCCGCTGCAGGACAGCGGACAGGCGAAGGCACAGCTCAACTTGAGCGAAAACGGCGACCTCAAGGAGGCCGCCGCTCATCTGTTCTCATACCTCCGGCAGCTCGACGCATCGGGCGTTAAGACCATCGCGGTCGCGCCCGTCCCGGAGACCGGCCTGGGCGAAGCCATCAATGACCGCCTCAGGCGCGCCGCCGCGGAGCGGTGA
- a CDS encoding acyl-CoA dehydrogenase gives MAYRAPVSDILFTMRYVAGFDRAVADGLYGDLSVDLARTILEEAGRFANDVIAPLNREGDEHGATIADGAVTTAPGWKEAYRAWTEAGWNALPGPAEYGGQGLPTLLNSACVEMWNSASMAFGIGPVLTHGAIEAMAVHASEALKSRYLEKLVSGEWTATMNLTEPQAGSDLAALRTRAEPVGDGAYRITGQKIFITYGEHDLTDNIVHLVLARLPDAPKGTRGISLFLVPKILPDGTRNDLRCHSLEHKLGIHGSPTCTMIFGDNGGAVGWLVGEENRGLACMFTMMNNARLAVGLQGVAIAERAYQQALGYARERRQGRAIGAVEGSSAIVEHPDVQRNLLTMKALTAAARAICYMTAEAIDRAHLERDAVRAKAAHERASLLTPVAKAFSTDIGMEVASLGVQIHGGMGFIEETGAAQHYRDARIAPIYEGTNGIQAIDLVTRKLPLSGGDTVRAQIASMRAVVMRLLKEGTPAFGATASRLRDTVDSLDRATSHMLRSVSSNAPAEALAGATPYLRLFGLAQGGAALAQSALAANALMIGGDTDPAHAGRIALCRFFAESLAVGAKGLEDAVLGGAGFLQDANLALAG, from the coding sequence ATGGCCTACCGTGCGCCCGTGTCGGACATCCTCTTCACCATGCGCTATGTGGCGGGGTTCGACCGCGCGGTCGCCGATGGTCTTTACGGCGACCTTTCCGTCGACCTTGCCCGGACCATCCTGGAGGAGGCCGGGCGCTTTGCCAATGACGTCATCGCGCCGCTCAACCGCGAGGGGGACGAGCACGGCGCGACCATCGCGGACGGCGCCGTTACCACTGCTCCCGGCTGGAAGGAGGCCTACCGGGCCTGGACCGAGGCCGGATGGAACGCGCTTCCCGGCCCCGCCGAATATGGCGGGCAGGGCCTGCCGACGCTCTTGAACTCGGCCTGCGTGGAGATGTGGAACTCCGCCTCGATGGCCTTCGGCATCGGCCCGGTGCTGACCCATGGCGCGATCGAGGCAATGGCCGTGCATGCCTCGGAGGCGCTGAAGAGCCGCTATCTCGAAAAGCTCGTCTCGGGCGAATGGACGGCGACGATGAATCTCACGGAGCCGCAGGCGGGATCCGATCTGGCGGCTTTGCGCACCCGCGCCGAGCCCGTCGGCGACGGCGCCTACCGGATCACGGGCCAGAAGATCTTCATCACCTACGGCGAGCACGACCTCACCGACAACATCGTCCATCTCGTGCTGGCGCGCCTGCCCGATGCGCCGAAAGGCACGCGCGGCATCTCGCTCTTCCTGGTGCCGAAGATCCTCCCGGACGGCACGCGCAACGATCTGCGCTGCCACAGTCTGGAGCACAAGCTCGGCATTCACGGTTCTCCCACCTGCACGATGATCTTCGGCGATAACGGCGGCGCCGTCGGCTGGCTCGTGGGCGAGGAGAACCGGGGCCTCGCCTGCATGTTCACGATGATGAACAATGCGCGCCTCGCGGTCGGCCTTCAGGGTGTCGCCATTGCCGAGCGCGCCTATCAGCAGGCGCTTGGCTACGCTCGCGAGCGGCGCCAGGGCCGCGCCATCGGGGCCGTGGAGGGCTCGAGTGCCATCGTCGAGCATCCAGACGTGCAGCGTAATCTCCTCACCATGAAGGCGCTCACCGCCGCCGCGCGCGCCATCTGCTACATGACGGCGGAGGCCATCGACCGCGCGCATCTGGAGCGCGATGCGGTCCGGGCCAAGGCGGCGCATGAGCGCGCTTCCCTCCTGACGCCGGTCGCAAAGGCGTTCTCGACCGATATCGGCATGGAGGTTGCGTCGCTCGGCGTGCAGATCCACGGCGGCATGGGCTTCATCGAGGAAACCGGCGCGGCCCAGCATTACCGGGACGCACGCATCGCGCCGATCTACGAAGGCACCAACGGCATCCAGGCGATCGACCTCGTGACGCGCAAGCTGCCGCTGTCCGGCGGCGACACGGTGCGCGCGCAGATCGCCTCCATGCGCGCCGTCGTCATGCGCCTCCTGAAGGAAGGAACGCCCGCTTTCGGGGCGACCGCCTCACGCTTGCGCGATACAGTCGATAGCCTGGACCGCGCGACGAGCCACATGCTCCGGTCAGTCTCCTCCAATGCGCCCGCCGAGGCCCTGGCGGGGGCAACGCCCTACCTGCGTCTCTTCGGTCTGGCTCAGGGCGGCGCGGCGTTGGCGCAAAGCGCGCTCGCGGCGAATGCGCTGATGATCGGCGGCGACACGGATCCCGCCCATGCAGGCCGCATCGCGCTCTGCCGCTTCTTCGCGGAGAGCCTCGCGGTGGGCGCGAAGGGGCTGGAGGACGCGGTGCTCGGCGGCGCGGGCTTCCTGCAGGACGCCAACCTGGCCCTGGCGGGCTGA
- a CDS encoding SDR family oxidoreductase, producing MNLKGKTLFITGASRGIGLAIGLRAARDGANIVIAAKTAEPHPRLPGTIYTAAEEIEKAGGKALPLIVDVRDEAAVSGAIDKAAETFGGLDIVVNNASAISLTPTPVTDMKRFDLMHQINTRGTYMVSKYAIRHLEKAQNPHILMLSPPLDMKEKWFAPHLAYSLAKYGMSLCVLGLAGELRGRGIAVNALWPRTTIATSAVRNLLGGEEIVQASRTPEILADAAYAVFGKPSRSFSGHFLIDDVFLSGEGVTDFEKYHVDPGKTLMPDFFVPDDTPPLSR from the coding sequence ATGAACCTCAAGGGAAAGACGCTTTTCATCACCGGAGCCTCTCGCGGCATCGGTCTCGCCATCGGGCTGCGCGCGGCCAGAGACGGCGCGAATATCGTCATCGCGGCCAAGACCGCGGAGCCGCATCCCAGGCTCCCCGGAACCATCTACACGGCTGCGGAAGAAATCGAGAAGGCGGGCGGCAAGGCGTTGCCGCTCATCGTCGACGTGCGCGACGAGGCGGCGGTGAGCGGCGCCATCGACAAGGCGGCCGAGACCTTCGGCGGCCTCGATATCGTGGTGAACAACGCCAGCGCCATCAGCCTCACGCCGACTCCGGTGACGGACATGAAGCGGTTCGATCTGATGCACCAGATCAACACGCGCGGCACCTACATGGTGTCGAAATATGCAATCCGGCATCTGGAGAAGGCCCAGAACCCGCACATCCTCATGCTGTCGCCGCCTCTCGACATGAAAGAGAAGTGGTTCGCACCGCATCTGGCCTATTCCCTTGCGAAATACGGAATGAGCCTCTGCGTGCTCGGGCTTGCCGGCGAGCTGCGGGGAAGGGGCATCGCCGTCAATGCGCTCTGGCCGCGCACCACCATCGCGACGAGCGCCGTGAGGAACCTTTTGGGCGGCGAGGAGATCGTGCAGGCGAGCCGAACACCGGAGATCCTGGCCGATGCGGCCTATGCTGTCTTCGGAAAACCCTCGCGGAGCTTCTCCGGCCATTTCCTCATCGACGACGTTTTCCTGAGCGGCGAGGGCGTGACCGATTTCGAGAAGTACCACGTCGATCCCGGCAAGACGCTGATGCCGGATTTCTTCGTGCCGGACGATACGCCGCCGCTGTCCCGATGA
- a CDS encoding magnesium transporter CorA family protein, protein MIVIHRPAQAAASSGESLVRSVLPPGEPIPDDTLWVDLIDPIRDEDRVVERHLNIEIPTREEMADIEPSEILYSENNARYMTARVLCSSDTENPKLIDVSFILTEGALVTVRYGEPRSFSMFTTRSGKPGGCRHQPEAVLDGLIETIIDRAAEILGAIGQRIDRLSQSIFENEKKGTRRTASFRVALKSIGRKADVISNVRESMVSVERLLLFLSATMPRPQKSRGYQAEWRTALRDVQSIEEHATFLSNKVQFLLDATLGLVTIEQNDIIKIFSVMSVIFLPPTLISSLYGMNFKLMPELDWEFGYPWAIALMILAAVLPYLYFRWKRWL, encoded by the coding sequence ATGATCGTGATCCATAGACCGGCTCAGGCAGCGGCTTCCTCAGGAGAGTCGCTCGTGCGGTCCGTGCTGCCCCCGGGAGAGCCGATCCCTGACGACACCCTCTGGGTCGATCTGATCGACCCGATACGGGATGAGGATCGGGTCGTCGAACGCCACCTCAATATCGAGATTCCCACCCGCGAGGAGATGGCGGACATCGAGCCGTCCGAGATCCTCTACAGCGAGAACAACGCGCGCTATATGACCGCGCGTGTGCTCTGCAGTTCCGACACGGAGAACCCGAAGCTCATCGACGTTTCGTTCATCCTGACCGAGGGGGCGCTCGTGACCGTGCGCTATGGCGAGCCGCGCTCCTTCAGCATGTTCACGACCCGCTCCGGCAAGCCGGGCGGGTGCCGGCATCAGCCGGAGGCTGTCCTCGATGGTCTTATCGAGACCATCATCGACCGTGCCGCCGAAATTCTTGGAGCGATCGGGCAGCGCATCGACCGCCTGTCGCAATCGATCTTCGAGAACGAGAAGAAGGGCACGCGCCGCACCGCCTCGTTCCGGGTGGCCCTCAAATCCATCGGACGCAAGGCGGACGTGATCTCGAACGTGCGCGAGAGCATGGTCTCGGTCGAGCGCCTGCTGCTCTTCCTGTCCGCCACCATGCCGAGGCCGCAGAAATCGCGCGGCTACCAGGCGGAATGGCGCACCGCCCTGCGCGATGTGCAATCCATCGAGGAGCATGCGACCTTCCTGTCCAACAAGGTCCAGTTCCTGCTCGACGCCACGCTCGGTCTCGTCACCATCGAGCAGAACGATATCATCAAGATCTTCTCGGTGATGTCGGTGATCTTCCTGCCTCCGACCCTGATATCATCGCTCTATGGCATGAACTTCAAGCTCATGCCGGAGCTCGATTGGGAGTTCGGCTATCCCTGGGCGATCGCCCTCATGATCCTCGCGGCCGTGCTGCCCTATCTCTATTTCCGTTGGAAACGATGGCTTTGA
- a CDS encoding SOS response-associated peptidase, which translates to MCGRYAITLPPETYREFFGYPEQPNFPPRYNVAPTQPVPIVLEDRGERHFMLVRWGFLPSWVKDPKDFPLVINARGETLETKPTFKAALKRRRCIFLADGFYEWQRHGREKTPFLIRPRSRKPMPMAGLWETYMSPDGAEIDTAAIVTTDANGALSAVHERMPVILSEEEIGAWLDVRDERTNVMRLVRPCPDDWLEVVPVSSRVNKVENDDPGLMEPLIAPETAPVRKSKPKAKQPLSSDEDEQGSLF; encoded by the coding sequence ATGTGCGGGCGCTATGCGATCACCCTTCCGCCTGAAACCTACCGGGAGTTCTTCGGCTACCCGGAGCAGCCGAACTTTCCTCCGCGCTACAACGTGGCCCCTACGCAGCCCGTGCCCATCGTGCTGGAGGATCGTGGTGAGCGGCATTTCATGCTGGTACGCTGGGGCTTCCTGCCGTCCTGGGTCAAGGACCCGAAGGACTTTCCCCTCGTCATCAATGCACGCGGCGAGACGCTCGAGACGAAGCCGACATTCAAGGCCGCCCTGAAACGGCGGCGCTGCATCTTTCTGGCCGACGGCTTCTACGAGTGGCAGCGCCACGGCCGCGAGAAGACGCCGTTCCTGATCCGCCCACGCTCGCGCAAGCCCATGCCGATGGCGGGTTTGTGGGAAACCTACATGAGTCCGGACGGCGCCGAGATCGATACTGCCGCGATCGTCACCACGGACGCCAACGGCGCGCTCTCCGCCGTGCATGAGCGCATGCCCGTGATCCTCTCGGAGGAGGAGATCGGCGCGTGGCTCGACGTGCGCGACGAGCGCACCAATGTCATGCGTCTCGTGCGACCGTGCCCCGACGATTGGCTCGAGGTGGTTCCAGTCTCGAGCCGTGTGAACAAGGTCGAGAACGACGACCCGGGCCTGATGGAGCCCCTGATCGCGCCGGAAACCGCACCGGTGCGCAAGAGCAAGCCAAAGGCCAAGCAACCGCTTTCGAGCGACGAGGACGAGCAGGGGAGCCTGTTTTAG
- a CDS encoding glycosyltransferase family 2 protein: MLPLSVFIIAKNEADRIGATIRAVRDLTDDIVVIDSGSTDGTQALAEELGARVLFNPWPGYGQQKRFGEEQCRHPWLLNLDADEELSPALRAEIRALFAHGEPPRPAYGIRIAETYPGEAAPHPLAYRIAPVRLYHREVGRYSTSLVHDRVELKPGTRVGKLKGLVHHRSIRSLGDQIAKLNLYTDQLALDLEVRGVLIPTWRLYCEFPAAFLKAYFGRLHFLRGTYGFLIAMNYAIWRHLRLAKHYEKKRRNALEAYRAKDVQGLVPQARE, translated from the coding sequence ATGCTGCCATTGTCCGTGTTCATCATTGCCAAGAACGAGGCCGACCGGATCGGCGCGACGATCCGCGCCGTGCGCGACCTGACGGACGATATCGTGGTCATCGACTCGGGCTCGACCGACGGCACCCAGGCGCTGGCCGAGGAGCTGGGCGCACGGGTGCTGTTCAATCCGTGGCCGGGCTACGGCCAGCAGAAGCGCTTCGGCGAGGAGCAGTGCCGCCACCCCTGGCTGCTCAACCTCGATGCCGACGAGGAGCTCTCGCCGGCCCTGCGCGCGGAGATCCGGGCGCTGTTCGCGCACGGCGAGCCGCCACGCCCGGCCTATGGGATCCGCATTGCCGAGACCTATCCCGGCGAGGCCGCGCCGCATCCGCTGGCCTACCGGATCGCCCCGGTGCGGCTCTACCACCGCGAGGTCGGGCGCTACTCGACCTCGCTGGTGCACGACCGGGTCGAGCTTAAGCCGGGCACGCGGGTCGGCAAGCTCAAGGGCCTGGTCCATCACCGCTCGATCCGCTCGCTCGGCGACCAGATCGCCAAGCTCAACCTCTACACCGACCAGCTCGCCCTCGACCTCGAGGTGCGCGGCGTCTTGATCCCGACCTGGCGGCTCTATTGCGAGTTCCCGGCCGCCTTTCTCAAGGCCTATTTCGGGCGGCTGCACTTCCTGCGCGGCACCTACGGCTTTCTCATCGCCATGAACTACGCCATCTGGCGTCACCTGCGCCTCGCCAAGCACTACGAGAAAAAACGTCGGAATGCCCTGGAAGCGTATCGAGCCAAGGACGTCCAAGGGTTGGTGCCCCAGGCCAGGGAGTGA
- a CDS encoding trimeric intracellular cation channel family protein, with translation MFDTFAALLDWFGVIVFATTGALVASRKQMDLVGFVLLGTATGIGGGTIRDTLINALPVFWVKEPAYLVTCVLVSCAAFFLAHIPQSRLKLLLWFDAIGMALFAVTGAEKALLAEASPIVAVAMGVITATFGGVVRDVLGGESPVILSREIYASAALAGAAIFVALALAGTTREFALTSGFLTAFVIRAAALRWDWSLPRYRPRPGRTRDEIKR, from the coding sequence ATGTTCGATACCTTTGCCGCCTTGCTCGACTGGTTCGGGGTCATCGTGTTTGCAACCACGGGGGCCCTGGTCGCCTCACGCAAGCAAATGGACCTGGTTGGCTTCGTGCTGCTCGGCACGGCGACCGGAATTGGCGGGGGGACGATCCGCGACACGCTCATCAACGCGCTTCCGGTCTTCTGGGTAAAGGAACCGGCCTATCTGGTGACCTGCGTGCTGGTTTCGTGCGCCGCGTTCTTTCTTGCCCACATTCCGCAGTCCCGGCTCAAGCTTCTCCTCTGGTTCGACGCAATCGGCATGGCACTGTTCGCGGTAACCGGCGCCGAGAAGGCGCTGCTCGCCGAGGCCAGCCCTATCGTCGCCGTCGCGATGGGCGTGATCACGGCGACCTTCGGGGGGGTCGTCAGGGATGTCCTCGGTGGCGAAAGCCCGGTCATTCTCAGCCGCGAGATCTATGCATCCGCCGCCCTGGCCGGAGCGGCGATCTTCGTTGCCTTGGCGCTGGCGGGGACCACGCGCGAGTTCGCACTGACCAGCGGATTCCTGACTGCATTCGTGATCCGGGCAGCGGCACTCCGCTGGGATTGGTCTCTACCGCGCTATCGCCCCCGGCCAGGTCGGACACGGGACGAGATAAAGCGCTGA